A part of Miscanthus floridulus cultivar M001 chromosome 6, ASM1932011v1, whole genome shotgun sequence genomic DNA contains:
- the LOC136456106 gene encoding probable protein phosphatase 2C 5, with protein MALLSPRVPRLPPSTFTFAAAAGAPCFGRATRCQATAAGGVAAAGPPSSELDAIQWGSAKLQGVRDEMEDEILLRPGSLLDGFSFAAVLDGHAGFSAVQFLRDELYKECAAALDGGAVLSTKNLDAITASIQRAFAAVDAKLSTWLEQADKDNDSGATATAMFLRNDVLVVSHIGDSCLVISRSGRLEALTSSHRPYGNNKTSLEEVKRIRAAGGWIVDGRICGDISVSRAFGDIRFKTRKNEMLVKGVKEGRWTDKFISRIKFKDDLIISSPDVSLVELGPDVEFVLLATDGLWDYIKSSEAVAFVRDQLRQHGDVQLACEALGQKALDQRSQDNISIVIADLGRTNWKELPDERPNMFLELSQAVVTVGVVSIGIWFSSFLVLQ; from the exons ATGGCGCTGCTGAGCCCGCGCGTGCCGCGGCTGCCGCCCTCCACCTTCACCTTCGCCGCCGCGGCCGGTGCCCCGTGCTTTGGCCGTGCCACGAGGTGccaggcgacggcggcgggcggcgtggcGGCCGCGGGGCCCCCGTCGTCGGAGCTGGATGCCATCCAGTGGGGCAGCGCCAAGCTGCAGGGCGTTCGCGACGAGATGGAGGATGAGATCTTGCTCCGCCCGGGCTCCCTCCTCGACGGCTTCTCCTTCGCCGCCGTCTTGGATGGACACGCCGGCTTCTCCGCCGTCCAGTTCCTCAG GGACGAGCTGTACAAGGAGTGCGCAGCCGCGTTGGACGGCGGCGCGGTGCTCAGCACTAAGAATCTCGACGCTATCACAGCCTCCATCCAGCGTGCCTTCGCCGCTGTCGACGCCAAGCTCTCCACCTG GCTCGAGCAAGCGGACAAGGACAACGACTCTGGTGCTACGGCAACTGCCATGTTTCTCAGGAACGATGTCCTTGTTGTCTCGCACATTGGGGACTCTTGCTTG GTGATATCACGCAGTGGAAGACTTGAAGCTTTGACCAGTTCTCATCGACCATATGGGAACAACAAAACGTCCCTTGAAGAGGTCAAGAGGATCAGAGCAGCAGGTGGATGG ATTGTTGATGGGCGCATATGTGGAGACATATCTGTATCTCGTGCTTTTGGGGACATAAGATTTAAGACACGAAAGAATGA AATGCTGGTGAAAGGAGTTAAAGAAGGAAGGTGGACTGATAAGTTCATCTCACG AATAAAATTTAAAGATGATCTAATAATCTCGTCACCTGATGTATCTCTGGTAGAGCTTGGACCAGATGTTGAATTTGTTCTATTAGCAACTGATGGTCTTTGGGATTACATAAAAAG CTCGGAAGCTGTAGCTTTTGTCAGAGATCAACTACGTCAACATGGTGATGTCCAG TTGGCCTGTGAGGCACTTGGTCAGAAAGCTCTG GATCAACGGTCCCAAGACAATATTAGCATAGTCATAGCTGACTTGGG GAGGACAAATTGGAAGGAGTTGCCCGATGAAAGACCAAACATGTTCTTGGAACTAAGTCAAGCAGTCGTGACTGTAGGGGTTGTCTCAATAGGAATTTGGTTTTCGTCGTTCCTTGTATTACAGTAG